A single window of Granulibacter bethesdensis DNA harbors:
- the coaBC gene encoding bifunctional phosphopantothenoylcysteine decarboxylase/phosphopantothenate--cysteine ligase CoaBC — MTDAALPQRLAGKTVLLIVGGGIAAYKTLPLIRLLRAEGCSVSTILTKAGSAFVTPLSLQALTEQPVHMDLLSLTEESMMGHIQLSRAADLLVIAPATADLLARMTAGMADDLAATVLLATDKPVLAAPAMNVRMWQHQATQANIDTLTARGLTLVGPEEGPMACHEYGPGRMAEPEAIHDAILSLLVPSSVPSSADIIPQDLRGHHALVTSGPTHEPLDPVRYLANRSSGRQGHAIAAALARRGARVTLVSGPVSIPDPQGVTTIHVETGRQMMAACESALPADIAVCVAAVADWHVEAAEQKLKKTGGTPHLTLLPNPDILATLSAPGPRRPALVIGFAAETEAVHQHARDKRLRKGCDWLLANDVSPDTGIMGGDDNAIRLITADGEEDWPRTSKMEVADHLAARIAALMNAS, encoded by the coding sequence GTGACGGACGCCGCGTTGCCTCAGCGTCTGGCCGGAAAAACCGTCCTGCTGATCGTGGGCGGTGGCATTGCCGCCTATAAAACCCTGCCCCTGATCCGCCTGCTGCGCGCCGAAGGATGCAGCGTCTCCACCATTCTGACCAAAGCGGGCAGCGCTTTCGTCACACCGCTCTCCCTTCAGGCACTGACCGAGCAGCCCGTACACATGGACCTGCTTTCCCTGACCGAGGAAAGCATGATGGGCCATATCCAGCTCTCCCGTGCCGCCGATCTGCTGGTCATCGCACCTGCCACCGCCGATCTGCTGGCGCGCATGACCGCAGGGATGGCTGATGATCTGGCCGCCACGGTCTTGTTGGCCACCGACAAACCCGTGCTGGCCGCACCTGCAATGAATGTCCGCATGTGGCAACATCAGGCGACACAGGCCAATATTGACACATTGACGGCCCGCGGCCTCACGCTGGTCGGGCCGGAAGAAGGGCCGATGGCCTGCCACGAATACGGGCCCGGTCGCATGGCGGAGCCGGAGGCGATCCATGATGCGATCCTCTCCCTTCTGGTCCCCTCCTCTGTCCCCTCCTCTGCCGACATCATACCGCAGGATCTGCGCGGGCATCACGCGCTGGTGACGTCCGGCCCAACGCATGAGCCGCTGGACCCGGTGCGCTATCTGGCCAATCGCAGTTCCGGGCGGCAGGGTCATGCGATCGCGGCGGCTCTGGCACGCCGGGGCGCACGGGTCACGCTGGTCAGCGGGCCGGTCTCCATTCCCGATCCACAAGGCGTTACCACGATCCATGTGGAAACCGGACGGCAGATGATGGCCGCCTGCGAATCTGCCCTGCCAGCCGACATCGCAGTCTGCGTCGCCGCCGTCGCCGACTGGCATGTCGAAGCCGCCGAGCAGAAACTCAAGAAAACCGGCGGCACACCTCACCTCACGCTGCTGCCGAACCCCGATATTCTGGCGACGCTGTCCGCGCCCGGCCCAAGACGCCCTGCTCTGGTGATCGGCTTTGCCGCTGAAACGGAAGCAGTGCATCAGCACGCCCGCGACAAGCGCTTGCGCAAAGGGTGCGACTGGCTGCTGGCCAATGATGTCTCCCCGGACACCGGCATCATGGGCGGAGACGATAACGCCATCCGCCTGATCACCGCCGATGGGGAAGAGGATTGGCCCCGCACCTCCAAAATGGAGGTCGCAGACCATCTTGCCGCCCGCATCGCAGCCTTAATGAACGCATCCTGA
- the metH gene encoding methionine synthase encodes MSRPHLLDALRDQVLLCDGGMGSRVQALDLDVERDYLGKENCTEILNLSRPDLVREIHRGYYEAGADMVETNSFGGSPVTLGEFELADRAREINRIAAELAREAADSFSDGRHRYVVGSIGPGTKLPSLGNIDYDPLEAGLAEQCRGLIDGGVDAFLIETCQDTLQIKAAVNGAKKARAERGVDTPIFVQVTVETTGTLLVGPDIAAAATVIHAMDVPLIGLNCATGPQEMAEHVKWLASNWTGLISMQPNAGLPELVDGQTHYPLSPEEMASWVERYISEDGVNLIGGCCGTNVPHIRALDAMLRRRAGARLRPEPIKRNSIWVPSVASLYGQTSLRQENSYFSIGERCNANGSKKWREAQEQHDWDTCISMGREQVGEGSNALDICTAFVGRNEGLEMDEVIRRFTSSVNAPLVIDSTETPVIEAALKLHGGKPIINSINFEDGEHAAEERMILARKFGAAVIALTIDEEGMAKTPERKLAIAERLVQFACEKHGLPQSDLLIDPLTFTIATGNEDDRKLGEWTLEGIRMIREKFPDIQIILGLSNISFGLNPAARAVLNSVFLDHAVRAGMTGAIVHVSKIRPLHQIPAEEAKVMEDLIFDRRTEDYDPLQRLLEMFADRKAADAVKKTRAATVEGRLKDRIVDGDRKGLTDELDEALKTHAPLDIINTILLDGMKVVGELFGAGKMQLPFVLQSAETMKAAVAYLEPMMERVEGQQKGTIVLATVKGDVHDIGKNLVDIILTNNGYRVVNLGIKVPLADMVAAVKEHRAHAIGMSGLLVKSTVIMRENLEEMSRQGVDVPVLLGGAALTRNYVEDDCVAAYASGRVAYARDAFDGLHLMDKVTGNAFDDYLSAIQQKRKGKSRNQSRTLGKADARAFQPVDINATRARRHRLTNNVPAIEPPFWGARVVEATPKAIIPFLNERSLYQFQWGFRKQGRSLDDFLGWAKQELRPVMKRMLALCEEQDILKPQAAYGYWKAAGQGNDLILFEQDGSTELCRFSLPRQPKEDGECIADFFRDVDDAERDVVGLQVVTVGQKASDMARVWFEEDRYQDYLYLHGLSVEMAEAMAEYVHKRIRAECGFAAEDERDMEKMLAQGYRGSRYSFGYPACPKLEDQEPILKLLQAERIGVDLSDEYQLHPEQSTSALVVLNPHAKYFSV; translated from the coding sequence ATGAGCCGCCCCCATCTGCTCGATGCCCTGCGCGACCAGGTTCTGCTGTGCGACGGTGGCATGGGCAGCCGCGTGCAGGCGCTGGATCTTGATGTCGAGCGAGACTATCTCGGCAAGGAGAACTGCACCGAGATCCTGAACCTGTCCCGCCCCGATCTGGTCCGCGAAATCCATCGCGGCTACTATGAGGCCGGGGCGGATATGGTGGAGACGAACAGCTTCGGCGGCTCCCCGGTCACCCTTGGCGAGTTCGAACTGGCCGATCGCGCGCGGGAGATCAACCGGATCGCCGCCGAACTGGCCCGCGAAGCTGCCGACAGCTTCAGCGATGGCCGACACCGCTATGTGGTGGGCAGCATCGGGCCGGGTACCAAGCTGCCCTCTCTCGGCAATATCGACTATGATCCGCTGGAAGCCGGGCTGGCGGAACAGTGCCGGGGCTTGATCGATGGCGGTGTCGATGCGTTTCTGATCGAGACCTGTCAGGACACGCTCCAGATCAAGGCTGCCGTCAACGGGGCCAAAAAGGCGCGGGCCGAGCGTGGCGTTGATACGCCGATCTTCGTGCAGGTCACGGTGGAAACCACCGGCACATTGCTGGTCGGCCCCGATATTGCCGCCGCCGCAACCGTGATCCATGCGATGGACGTGCCGCTGATCGGGCTGAACTGCGCCACCGGCCCGCAGGAAATGGCCGAGCACGTGAAATGGCTGGCCTCGAACTGGACCGGCCTGATCTCCATGCAGCCCAATGCGGGCCTGCCGGAACTGGTGGATGGCCAGACCCACTACCCGCTCTCGCCCGAGGAAATGGCGAGCTGGGTCGAACGCTATATCAGCGAGGATGGCGTCAATCTCATCGGCGGGTGCTGCGGCACCAACGTTCCGCATATCCGCGCGCTGGATGCCATGCTGCGCCGCCGGGCCGGTGCGCGTCTGCGGCCCGAGCCGATCAAACGAAACTCAATCTGGGTTCCATCCGTCGCCAGCCTGTACGGTCAGACCTCACTACGGCAGGAAAATTCCTATTTCTCCATTGGTGAGCGCTGCAACGCTAACGGATCGAAGAAATGGCGCGAGGCGCAGGAACAGCATGACTGGGACACCTGCATCTCCATGGGACGGGAACAGGTCGGCGAAGGCTCCAACGCGCTGGATATCTGCACCGCCTTCGTCGGCCGCAACGAAGGGCTGGAAATGGATGAGGTGATCCGTCGCTTCACAAGCAGCGTGAATGCGCCTCTGGTGATCGACAGCACCGAAACACCGGTGATCGAGGCCGCCCTGAAACTGCATGGTGGCAAGCCGATCATCAACTCGATCAATTTCGAGGACGGGGAACATGCTGCCGAAGAACGCATGATTCTGGCACGCAAGTTCGGTGCCGCCGTCATCGCCCTGACCATCGATGAAGAAGGCATGGCCAAGACGCCGGAACGCAAGCTCGCTATCGCCGAGCGTCTGGTTCAGTTCGCCTGTGAAAAACACGGCTTGCCGCAATCCGATCTGCTGATCGACCCGCTGACCTTCACCATCGCCACCGGCAATGAAGATGATCGGAAGCTGGGCGAATGGACCCTGGAAGGCATCCGCATGATCCGGGAGAAATTCCCGGATATCCAGATTATTCTCGGCCTGTCCAATATCAGCTTCGGCCTCAATCCAGCGGCCCGTGCAGTGCTGAACTCGGTATTTCTCGATCATGCGGTCCGGGCAGGCATGACCGGCGCGATCGTGCATGTCAGCAAGATCCGTCCACTGCACCAGATTCCGGCAGAGGAAGCGAAGGTCATGGAAGACCTGATCTTCGACCGTCGTACGGAGGATTACGATCCCCTGCAACGTCTGTTGGAAATGTTCGCGGATCGTAAAGCCGCCGATGCCGTCAAGAAAACCCGTGCCGCCACAGTAGAAGGCCGTCTGAAAGATCGCATCGTCGATGGCGACCGCAAGGGCCTGACCGACGAACTGGACGAGGCGCTGAAAACCCATGCGCCGCTGGACATCATCAACACCATCCTGCTGGACGGCATGAAGGTGGTGGGAGAGCTGTTCGGCGCCGGCAAGATGCAGCTTCCCTTCGTACTCCAGTCGGCGGAAACCATGAAAGCCGCCGTCGCCTATCTGGAACCGATGATGGAGCGCGTGGAAGGGCAGCAGAAGGGCACCATTGTCCTGGCAACCGTCAAGGGCGACGTGCATGACATCGGCAAGAACCTCGTCGACATCATCCTGACCAATAATGGCTATCGCGTCGTCAATCTCGGCATCAAGGTGCCGCTGGCGGATATGGTGGCAGCGGTAAAGGAACATCGCGCCCATGCCATCGGCATGTCCGGCCTGCTGGTGAAATCCACCGTCATCATGCGCGAAAATCTGGAAGAAATGTCCCGCCAGGGCGTCGATGTGCCGGTCCTGCTGGGCGGTGCGGCCCTGACACGGAATTACGTCGAGGATGATTGCGTGGCGGCCTACGCCTCCGGCCGCGTCGCCTATGCGCGTGATGCGTTCGACGGGCTGCATCTGATGGACAAGGTGACCGGCAACGCCTTCGACGATTACCTGTCCGCCATTCAACAGAAACGCAAAGGCAAGTCACGCAACCAGAGCCGAACGCTGGGCAAGGCCGATGCACGCGCTTTCCAGCCGGTGGATATCAATGCCACGCGGGCGCGGCGTCATCGTCTGACGAACAACGTTCCGGCCATCGAACCGCCTTTCTGGGGCGCGCGCGTGGTGGAAGCCACACCGAAAGCGATCATCCCCTTCCTCAATGAACGCAGCCTGTATCAGTTTCAGTGGGGCTTCCGGAAACAGGGCCGTTCGCTGGACGATTTTCTGGGCTGGGCCAAGCAGGAACTGCGCCCGGTGATGAAGCGGATGCTTGCCCTGTGCGAGGAGCAGGACATCCTGAAACCGCAGGCTGCCTACGGCTACTGGAAAGCTGCCGGGCAGGGCAATGATCTGATCCTGTTCGAACAGGATGGCAGCACGGAACTGTGCCGCTTCTCCCTGCCCCGTCAGCCGAAGGAAGATGGGGAATGCATCGCCGATTTCTTCCGCGATGTGGACGATGCGGAACGCGACGTCGTCGGGTTGCAGGTGGTGACGGTCGGGCAGAAAGCCTCCGACATGGCGCGGGTCTGGTTCGAGGAAGACCGGTATCAGGACTACCTCTATCTCCACGGCCTGTCGGTGGAGATGGCGGAAGCCATGGCGGAATACGTGCACAAGCGCATCCGCGCCGAATGCGGTTTCGCGGCGGAAGATGAGCGGGACATGGAAAAG
- a CDS encoding class I SAM-dependent methyltransferase yields the protein MNNQAAGNDQAPGETDFGFRAVPRGQKKTLVREVFASVAPKYDLMNDVMSLGIHRLWKHVFNTVLDPRPGQTLLDLAGGTGDISFNWLRSGGGDAILSDINPAMLGVGRDRAASRGLLGNLRFLVADAETLPLPDRSVDRVSMAFGLRNCTDKLAVLKEARRVLKTGGRFHCLEFSHVTVAALEPVYDAWSFQVLPRLGQAIAGDRDSYQYLAESIRMFPDQETLADMMREAGFSRVSVRNLSGGIAAIHSGWRL from the coding sequence ATGAATAATCAGGCAGCTGGGAATGATCAGGCACCTGGCGAAACCGATTTCGGCTTTCGCGCCGTCCCGCGTGGTCAGAAAAAAACGCTGGTGCGCGAGGTCTTCGCCAGCGTCGCCCCCAAATACGATCTGATGAATGATGTGATGTCCCTCGGCATCCATCGCCTGTGGAAGCACGTGTTCAACACCGTGCTGGATCCGCGCCCCGGCCAGACATTGCTGGATCTGGCGGGGGGCACCGGGGATATCAGCTTCAACTGGCTGCGTTCCGGTGGTGGCGATGCGATTCTGTCGGACATCAACCCGGCCATGCTGGGGGTAGGGCGAGACCGCGCCGCCAGCCGCGGATTGCTGGGGAACCTGCGTTTTCTGGTGGCCGATGCCGAAACACTGCCGCTGCCGGACCGCAGCGTGGACCGGGTCTCCATGGCGTTCGGCCTGCGCAACTGTACGGACAAGCTGGCCGTACTGAAAGAAGCCCGCCGTGTGCTGAAAACCGGCGGTCGGTTCCATTGTCTGGAATTCAGCCATGTAACCGTCGCCGCGCTGGAACCTGTCTATGATGCATGGTCCTTTCAGGTGCTGCCCCGCCTGGGTCAAGCCATTGCCGGGGATCGGGACAGCTATCAGTATCTGGCCGAGAGCATCCGCATGTTCCCCGATCAGGAAACCCTGGCCGATATGATGCGGGAGGCCGGATTCTCCCGTGTGTCCGTGCGCAACCTGTCTGGCGGAATCGCCGCCATTCACAGCGGCTGGCGGCTGTGA
- a CDS encoding ABC transporter permease subunit produces the protein MSETVFPALASRRRLPNLFDLVSIAVVFAVLVAVVHVTRGTLVPLDDRYAHAVSLDPWNLPAYAFRTTLRMLLALAAALFFTFTYATWAAKSRRAAMLLIPMLDILQSVPILGFLTFTVVFFMNLFPGQVLGAELASIFAIFTSQAWNMAFSFYQSLTTLPGDLVEATRAFRLSPWQRFWKLEVPFAMPGLVWNAMMSMSGGWFFVVASEAVSVGDNTWMLPGIGSYVALALRQQDMAAIGYAILAMAVVILLYDQLLFRPLVAWSEKFRFETTQGSTSEEPWLLRLLRRTAWLRAGSEMLASGFNAFTNLRIGFRLPRLIRASNQPSRIVDMLWGLIVFAMLVWCAWHIYTFLSGRIAPSDVLQAVLMGCITMLRVIVLMIVATLIWVPIGVAIGLRPHVARFVQPLVQFLAAFPANLFFPLFVLVIARFSLNPDIWLTPLMILGAQWYIMFNVIAGAAAFPGDMQEAARGFHIRGFLWWRRVILPGIFPYYVTGAITASGGAWNAAIVSEVVTWGPNTLQAHGLGRFIADASADGNWPRTILGVAVMSAFVVGFNRALWKPLFNFATRRLTY, from the coding sequence ATGTCCGAAACTGTTTTTCCCGCCCTGGCATCGCGACGCCGTCTTCCGAACCTGTTCGATCTGGTTTCGATTGCGGTGGTGTTTGCCGTCCTGGTGGCCGTGGTCCATGTGACGCGTGGCACGTTGGTGCCGTTGGATGATCGCTATGCGCATGCAGTTTCGCTCGATCCGTGGAACCTGCCCGCCTATGCGTTCCGAACCACCTTGCGCATGCTGCTGGCCCTTGCTGCCGCGTTGTTTTTCACTTTCACCTACGCGACCTGGGCCGCAAAAAGCCGCCGGGCGGCCATGCTGCTGATCCCGATGCTCGACATCCTGCAATCGGTGCCAATTCTGGGGTTTCTGACCTTTACCGTCGTGTTCTTCATGAACCTGTTTCCGGGACAGGTGCTGGGGGCGGAGCTTGCCTCCATCTTCGCGATCTTCACCAGCCAGGCCTGGAATATGGCGTTCAGCTTCTATCAGTCCCTGACCACCCTGCCGGGTGATCTGGTGGAAGCGACTCGGGCGTTCCGCCTGTCTCCATGGCAGCGTTTCTGGAAGCTGGAAGTGCCATTCGCCATGCCAGGGCTGGTCTGGAACGCCATGATGTCCATGTCCGGCGGCTGGTTCTTCGTGGTGGCGTCGGAAGCCGTTTCGGTCGGCGACAATACCTGGATGCTGCCGGGAATCGGCTCCTACGTCGCATTGGCCCTTCGTCAGCAGGATATGGCCGCGATCGGCTATGCTATTCTCGCCATGGCAGTGGTGATCCTGCTGTACGATCAGCTTCTGTTCCGTCCGCTGGTGGCGTGGTCGGAAAAATTCCGCTTCGAAACAACGCAGGGCTCAACCTCGGAGGAACCTTGGCTGCTGCGGCTGCTGCGCCGCACCGCCTGGCTGCGTGCCGGAAGCGAGATGCTCGCGAGCGGTTTCAACGCTTTCACAAATCTGCGAATCGGCTTCCGTCTGCCGCGCCTGATCCGGGCCTCAAACCAGCCTTCCCGTATTGTCGATATGCTGTGGGGTCTGATCGTCTTCGCCATGCTGGTCTGGTGCGCCTGGCATATCTACACTTTCCTGTCGGGACGCATCGCGCCTTCGGATGTGCTGCAAGCCGTGCTGATGGGGTGCATCACCATGCTGCGCGTCATCGTGCTGATGATCGTTGCCACGTTGATCTGGGTACCCATCGGGGTGGCCATCGGCCTGCGCCCCCACGTGGCGCGTTTCGTACAGCCGCTTGTGCAGTTTCTGGCAGCCTTCCCGGCCAATCTGTTCTTTCCGCTTTTCGTGCTGGTGATCGCCCGTTTCTCGTTGAACCCGGATATCTGGCTGACGCCGCTGATGATTCTCGGTGCACAATGGTACATCATGTTCAACGTGATCGCGGGGGCCGCTGCTTTCCCCGGCGACATGCAGGAAGCCGCGCGCGGATTTCATATCCGTGGCTTTCTGTGGTGGCGGCGGGTGATCCTGCCCGGCATTTTCCCCTATTACGTCACCGGTGCGATCACCGCCTCCGGCGGTGCGTGGAACGCGGCCATCGTCTCTGAAGTCGTAACCTGGGGACCGAATACGCTGCAAGCTCACGGGCTGGGCCGCTTCATCGCCGATGCCTCGGCCGACGGAAACTGGCCGCGCACCATACTGGGCGTGGCCGTAATGTCGGCCTTCGTGGTCGGCTTCAACCGTGCCCTGTGGAAGCCGCTTTTCAACTTCGCCACACGTCGCCTGACCTACTGA
- the mutM gene encoding bifunctional DNA-formamidopyrimidine glycosylase/DNA-(apurinic or apyrimidinic site) lyase: MPELPEVETVMRGLRARLEGRRIVRAEVRRPDLRFPLPPGLAARLTGAYVRDFRRRGKYILMRLEGGDSLLIHLGMSGRFVLRAPADTTLPEGYKPERHEHVSMMAEGGWIAALVDPRRFGMMDLVPTEAEDAHRLLSPMGPEPLESAFSLSSLEKAFAGRRTAVKLALLDQRIVAGLGNIYVSEALFRAGINPLRAAGELSRAELRRLIPAIRETLTEAIAAGGSSLRDYVQPDGELGYFQHAWKVYGRAGQPCEHCPGLSAGCHGIVQIVQGGRSTYFCPCTQPQVGKQAG, translated from the coding sequence ATGCCGGAACTGCCGGAAGTTGAAACGGTGATGCGTGGCCTGCGTGCGCGTCTGGAGGGGCGTCGTATCGTGCGGGCGGAGGTCAGGCGGCCTGATTTGCGCTTTCCTCTGCCGCCCGGTCTGGCGGCCCGGTTGACGGGCGCGTATGTGCGGGATTTCCGTCGGCGTGGAAAATACATCCTGATGCGTCTGGAGGGCGGTGACAGCCTGTTGATTCACCTGGGCATGTCCGGTCGTTTCGTGCTGCGTGCACCCGCCGACACGACCTTGCCGGAGGGGTATAAACCGGAGCGGCATGAACACGTCTCCATGATGGCTGAGGGTGGCTGGATCGCCGCGCTGGTCGACCCGAGGCGGTTCGGCATGATGGATCTGGTGCCGACTGAGGCGGAGGATGCGCATCGCCTGCTTTCCCCCATGGGGCCGGAGCCGCTGGAAAGTGCGTTTTCTCTCTCCAGTCTGGAAAAGGCATTTGCCGGTCGTCGTACAGCGGTGAAGCTGGCTCTGCTGGATCAACGGATCGTGGCCGGGCTGGGCAATATCTATGTTTCGGAGGCTTTGTTCCGGGCCGGGATCAATCCGCTGCGGGCCGCGGGAGAGCTCTCCCGGGCTGAACTCCGGCGGTTGATTCCCGCGATTCGCGAGACGTTGACGGAAGCGATTGCCGCAGGTGGCTCCTCCCTGCGTGACTATGTGCAGCCGGATGGTGAACTGGGCTATTTCCAGCACGCATGGAAAGTCTATGGCCGTGCGGGCCAGCCTTGCGAACATTGTCCCGGCCTGTCCGCCGGCTGCCACGGGATCGTTCAGATCGTGCAGGGCGGTCGAAGCACGTATTTCTGTCCCTGTACCCAGCCACAGGTGGGGAAACAGGCGGGATGA
- a CDS encoding metalloregulator ArsR/SmtB family transcription factor → MELMLTQLRACAEPTRLRLLALMALGDFCVVELTDILGQSQPRLSRHLRLLVEAGLLERTREGSNAWFSLAQTGLGRDLAAKLPAIDATLQADRRQAERVLAERARAATERFRRDGAEWDEMRALSLPAETVEAALLADVETLGLPDGATLLDIGTGTGRILELLAPFIGSGLGIDASRTMLALARSRLSRARLRHCSVRQADMMRLPLPDASFDLTILHMVLHHSETPCAVIAEAARMLKPGGTLLIVDLTAHERQDLTRVLHHRWPGFSDAEMRRALTSAGLQAMPAAMISGPIDIAIWRAIRPAGTRPAAFTLEAASVHD, encoded by the coding sequence ATGGAGTTGATGCTCACCCAGTTGCGCGCCTGCGCCGAACCGACCCGCCTGCGCCTTCTGGCGCTGATGGCGCTCGGTGATTTCTGCGTGGTGGAGCTGACCGACATTCTCGGTCAGTCCCAGCCACGCCTGTCGCGTCATCTGCGCCTGCTGGTGGAGGCCGGATTGCTGGAGCGTACGCGGGAAGGCTCCAATGCGTGGTTCAGCCTGGCCCAGACCGGGCTGGGCCGCGATCTGGCCGCCAAGCTGCCCGCCATCGACGCAACTCTGCAAGCCGACCGCCGACAGGCTGAACGTGTGCTGGCGGAACGTGCCCGCGCAGCAACGGAGCGATTCCGTCGCGACGGTGCGGAATGGGATGAAATGCGCGCGCTTAGCCTGCCCGCGGAAACTGTCGAAGCCGCGCTGCTGGCGGATGTGGAAACGCTTGGCTTGCCTGATGGCGCCACCCTGCTGGATATCGGAACAGGCACCGGCCGGATTCTGGAACTGCTTGCCCCCTTTATCGGCTCCGGGCTTGGTATCGATGCCAGCCGCACCATGCTGGCGCTGGCGCGGTCCCGCCTGTCCCGTGCCCGGCTGCGTCATTGCAGCGTCCGCCAGGCGGACATGATGCGCCTGCCGCTGCCCGATGCCAGTTTCGACCTGACGATCCTGCATATGGTGCTGCATCACAGCGAGACACCCTGCGCGGTGATCGCCGAAGCCGCCCGTATGCTGAAACCGGGTGGCACGTTGCTGATCGTCGATCTGACCGCGCATGAGCGGCAGGATCTGACACGTGTCCTGCATCACCGCTGGCCCGGCTTTTCCGATGCCGAAATGCGCCGTGCCCTGACCTCTGCCGGATTGCAGGCAATGCCTGCCGCCATGATATCCGGACCGATCGACATTGCTATCTGGCGTGCCATCCGCCCTGCCGGTACCAGACCAGCCGCATTCACCCTGGAGGCGGCTTCCGTCCATGACTGA
- the dut gene encoding dUTP diphosphatase, which yields MNILIQVLPHAEGLSLPAYATPGAAGMDLLAAVMEPVTLPPGGRALIPTGLRMALPPGHELQIRPRSGLALKHGITLPNTPGTIDEDYRGEVGIIVLNTGKEPFIVERGMRIAQGVLAPVIRGTFQTVDSLDDTERGTGGFGSTG from the coding sequence ATGAATATCCTGATTCAGGTCCTTCCGCATGCGGAAGGGCTGTCCCTTCCCGCCTATGCCACTCCCGGTGCGGCCGGGATGGATTTACTGGCCGCCGTCATGGAACCGGTCACCCTCCCGCCCGGTGGTCGGGCGCTGATCCCGACCGGACTGCGGATGGCGCTGCCGCCGGGACATGAATTACAAATCCGCCCCCGGTCCGGTCTGGCCCTGAAACATGGGATCACACTGCCCAATACCCCCGGCACGATCGACGAGGATTATCGCGGCGAAGTAGGCATCATCGTGCTCAACACGGGTAAGGAACCGTTTATCGTCGAACGCGGTATGCGAATCGCCCAAGGGGTGCTGGCCCCCGTTATCCGCGGCACATTTCAGACAGTTGATTCACTGGATGACACGGAACGCGGCACGGGTGGCTTCGGCAGCACCGGCTGA
- a CDS encoding AAA-associated domain-containing protein, whose product MAMDTALAAPALLEVKNVRQAYHKDSNADFVVLDDVDLTLREGEIVGLLGRSGSGKSTLLRIVSGLLPPTSGQVTWKGRPLNGPARGVAMVFQSFALFPWLTVQENVELGLEAQGVNRAERERRAEIAIDLIGLGGYESAYPKELSGGMRQRVGLARALVVHPDLLLMDEPFSALDVLTAETLRTDLIDLWSDGKLPLKSVLMVTHNIEEAVLMCDRILVFSSNPGRVAQELRVPFPHPRDRHDIAFRQMVDDIYAIMTRRPLPTKHAAVTPQGIGQALHPVSTNLMAGLLETLEAQPYNGRADLPPLAAALQLDVDELLPLGETLQMLRLAELEEGDIRLLDAGRAYVEAETDTRKEIFANALRSHVPLVATICQVLASRPNHRAAAVRFRDELEDHMSEDYARSTLRTAIAWGRYAELFEYDEEEDQFSLIIEENEPETV is encoded by the coding sequence ATGGCCATGGACACAGCCCTCGCCGCCCCAGCCCTTCTGGAAGTCAAGAACGTCCGGCAGGCCTATCACAAGGACAGCAACGCCGATTTCGTAGTGTTGGACGATGTCGACCTGACCCTGCGGGAAGGCGAGATCGTCGGATTGCTGGGCCGCTCCGGCTCCGGCAAATCGACGCTGCTGCGGATCGTCTCCGGCCTGCTGCCCCCCACATCCGGTCAGGTGACATGGAAAGGACGCCCGCTCAACGGCCCCGCCCGCGGGGTCGCCATGGTGTTCCAGAGCTTCGCACTGTTTCCCTGGCTGACCGTGCAGGAAAATGTAGAACTCGGTCTGGAAGCACAAGGCGTCAACCGGGCCGAGCGGGAACGCCGCGCTGAAATCGCCATCGATCTGATCGGTCTCGGCGGCTATGAAAGCGCCTATCCCAAGGAACTGTCCGGCGGCATGCGGCAGCGTGTAGGGTTGGCCCGCGCGCTGGTGGTCCATCCTGATCTGCTGCTGATGGACGAGCCGTTCAGTGCGCTGGACGTGTTGACCGCCGAAACCCTGCGCACCGATCTGATCGATCTGTGGAGCGATGGCAAGCTGCCGCTGAAATCGGTGCTGATGGTCACGCACAATATCGAGGAAGCGGTGCTGATGTGCGACCGTATCCTCGTCTTTTCCTCCAATCCCGGCCGGGTGGCGCAGGAACTGCGCGTGCCGTTCCCTCATCCGCGTGATCGGCACGATATCGCTTTCCGCCAGATGGTGGACGATATCTATGCGATCATGACCCGCCGCCCTTTGCCGACCAAGCATGCCGCAGTCACACCCCAGGGCATTGGTCAGGCCCTGCATCCCGTTTCCACCAACCTCATGGCCGGTCTGCTGGAAACGCTGGAGGCACAGCCTTATAACGGTCGCGCCGATCTTCCGCCGCTCGCCGCCGCGCTGCAACTGGACGTGGACGAATTGTTACCGCTGGGCGAAACCCTGCAAATGCTGCGTCTGGCCGAGCTGGAAGAAGGCGATATCCGGCTGCTGGATGCCGGGCGGGCCTATGTCGAAGCCGAAACCGACACCAGAAAAGAAATTTTCGCGAACGCTCTACGCTCCCATGTGCCGCTGGTGGCGACGATCTGTCAGGTTCTGGCCAGCCGCCCCAACCATCGCGCCGCCGCCGTGCGCTTCCGCGATGAGCTGGAAGACCATATGAGCGAAGATTACGCCCGTTCCACCCTTCGCACCGCGATTGCATGGGGCCGTTACGCAGAGCTGTTCGAATATGACGAGGAGGAAGACCAGTTCAGCCTCATCATCGAGGAAAACGAGCCGGAAACAGTCTAG